Proteins encoded together in one Halomarina salina window:
- a CDS encoding phage tail tape measure protein, giving the protein MAITAERLQVEISSSGAGEVTGAFASVKQAALNLRKAVGVMGAGVAAASGILAGVGVNAARKFQDAMVEVEKVTSAETAAKMSEEVKRMANTIPLAQSQLADLVAQAGRFGVAEDEMVGFTQTVAKMSTATDLAASEAGEAFAKLATITDTPISKMENLGSTINGLSNNFATSSSEIVTSMMESASSMSNLGASQVEIAGLSAALNEVTNNASKAGRGLRRVAQEMLDPRKVSDLARGLGVSVDEFKRMRSNAPVKTIKRLASTMQSGGKQADTLRKTFTSFSRVALSNLAKNLDGVNSAIELSGQQFEKATSLQREFEAQSKTFNNQLQLLQNQLRNIAIEIGEALLPPLTDFIQRISTVVGGISDWVSSLSDAQIRIGLLSSQVGGLLTAFTALRPYLPIISSGLAGIAAPAAVLIGTIGTLAAVFSGKFPEAASAAGDAIWSIRQRLIEAGEWIATTGVKRFKTAIRTLASRALEAFTFTREKILPAVRTALSGTWQWVRTKGVALATQALNTLVRQATAAFTFTREEILPTVKTALSGAWTWVRTEGVTLAKTALSFLGQQAINAFSFTKAEILPPVRRAVNGAWTWVRTEGVSAAKQALVFLGQQALNAFSFTKSEILPKVRTAIRGAWNWVRTEGVTIAKGALTFLGNAAVEAFKFGKKHLQPRIREGINAVNTWLRENGVSTLKAAVAFLSTQAVNAFEFTKQNIVPKVRTALTGAGQWLRNNGVPILKSGLQKLVTLSMVGFATLHDEIIPAIRGAINDGVDWLLSDGLKLFKAAFRGIGRNIGPALLAIQDAVLTTFREGIPMVREWLRNNGTDVIKQGFKAIGTGIRLTILKMLAIPGIVGQALVSTINGMREWLRNGGKEKLKQGFIDIATGIADYLKNDAIGDLVGAVQFIVDGIIAVIEGLYEGLIGNSLFPEMIRDIASYLRDTGKSLVTSAFRTITDAVTSFLTGEWIPGTIDAFKGMIQDTVDWLGSTGESIMSSAFDGLAQAAVDAYNAVMPDQISIPSVTIPRVSIDIPKISVAGQTIYGGGSYGVGPFGPIGGQSWDIPQLAEGGVVTGLTSALLGEGGDDEAVIPLNSRGMGRLTSALERANVSTGSSGSGGLTIRKVIVNANGEREGRRAARGFTDELRADNFDQG; this is encoded by the coding sequence ATGGCAATCACCGCCGAACGCCTCCAAGTAGAGATATCTTCATCCGGCGCTGGCGAGGTCACCGGCGCGTTTGCCTCCGTCAAGCAAGCCGCGCTGAACCTCCGCAAAGCGGTCGGTGTGATGGGTGCAGGCGTCGCTGCGGCGTCGGGTATCCTCGCCGGGGTCGGCGTCAACGCCGCCCGGAAGTTCCAGGACGCGATGGTGGAGGTCGAGAAGGTCACCTCCGCCGAGACGGCCGCGAAGATGTCTGAGGAGGTCAAGCGGATGGCGAACACCATCCCGCTGGCGCAGTCCCAACTCGCCGACCTCGTCGCCCAGGCGGGCCGGTTCGGCGTCGCCGAAGACGAGATGGTCGGCTTCACGCAGACGGTCGCGAAGATGTCGACCGCGACCGACCTCGCTGCCTCCGAGGCGGGTGAGGCGTTCGCGAAGTTGGCGACCATCACCGACACCCCGATCTCCAAGATGGAGAACCTGGGGTCGACGATCAACGGCCTCTCGAACAACTTCGCGACGTCCAGTTCCGAGATCGTGACGTCGATGATGGAGTCGGCGTCGTCGATGTCGAATCTCGGCGCGTCGCAGGTCGAGATTGCTGGTCTCTCTGCTGCACTCAACGAGGTGACGAACAACGCCTCGAAAGCAGGGCGCGGGCTCCGGCGAGTCGCCCAGGAGATGCTCGACCCGCGGAAGGTGAGCGACCTCGCTCGCGGGTTGGGCGTCTCCGTTGACGAATTCAAGCGGATGCGGTCGAACGCTCCCGTCAAGACGATCAAGCGGCTCGCCTCGACGATGCAGTCCGGAGGGAAGCAGGCTGACACCCTCCGGAAGACCTTCACCTCGTTCTCGCGGGTGGCGCTGTCGAACCTCGCGAAGAACCTCGACGGCGTCAACAGCGCCATCGAGCTCTCGGGCCAGCAGTTCGAGAAGGCAACGTCACTGCAGCGAGAGTTCGAAGCGCAGTCGAAGACGTTCAACAACCAGCTGCAGCTATTGCAGAACCAGCTGCGGAACATCGCCATCGAAATCGGCGAGGCGCTGTTGCCGCCGCTGACGGACTTCATCCAGCGAATTTCGACGGTCGTTGGAGGTATCAGCGACTGGGTGTCGTCGCTCTCTGACGCTCAGATACGCATCGGGCTGCTGAGCAGTCAGGTCGGTGGTCTCCTCACCGCCTTCACTGCCCTCCGGCCGTACCTGCCCATCATCTCCTCCGGTCTGGCTGGCATCGCCGCCCCGGCGGCTGTTCTCATCGGCACCATCGGGACGCTCGCCGCCGTCTTCTCCGGGAAGTTCCCCGAAGCCGCCTCTGCGGCTGGCGACGCCATCTGGTCGATCCGGCAACGGCTCATCGAGGCCGGTGAGTGGATTGCGACGACTGGCGTCAAGCGGTTCAAGACAGCCATCCGAACCCTGGCGAGCCGCGCCCTCGAGGCGTTCACGTTTACCCGAGAGAAGATCCTCCCAGCGGTCCGGACTGCACTCTCGGGGACCTGGCAGTGGGTTCGAACGAAGGGCGTCGCTCTCGCGACGCAAGCGCTGAATACGCTCGTTCGCCAGGCGACGGCTGCGTTCACGTTCACGCGCGAAGAGATTCTCCCGACCGTCAAAACAGCGCTCAGTGGCGCCTGGACCTGGGTTCGGACGGAGGGTGTCACACTCGCGAAGACCGCGCTGTCGTTCCTCGGTCAGCAAGCGATTAACGCCTTCTCGTTCACGAAGGCGGAGATCCTCCCACCGGTCCGGCGTGCAGTCAACGGTGCGTGGACCTGGGTCCGTACCGAAGGCGTGAGTGCTGCCAAGCAGGCACTCGTCTTCCTCGGTCAACAGGCGCTCAACGCGTTTTCGTTCACGAAATCGGAAATCCTCCCGAAGGTCCGGACGGCAATCCGGGGGGCTTGGAACTGGGTTCGAACTGAAGGCGTAACGATAGCGAAAGGGGCGCTGACCTTCCTCGGCAACGCGGCGGTCGAAGCGTTCAAATTCGGGAAGAAGCACCTCCAGCCCCGCATTCGGGAGGGGATCAACGCCGTCAACACTTGGCTGCGTGAGAACGGTGTCTCGACGCTGAAGGCGGCAGTCGCGTTCCTCTCAACGCAGGCGGTCAACGCGTTCGAATTTACGAAGCAGAACATCGTCCCGAAGGTCCGAACGGCGCTCACTGGCGCTGGCCAGTGGCTTCGGAACAATGGCGTTCCCATCCTCAAATCTGGGCTACAAAAGCTCGTCACGCTGTCGATGGTGGGTTTCGCCACCCTCCACGACGAGATCATCCCTGCGATCCGCGGTGCAATCAATGATGGCGTTGACTGGCTGTTATCTGACGGACTCAAGCTGTTCAAGGCTGCATTCCGTGGAATCGGTCGCAATATCGGCCCGGCGCTGTTGGCAATTCAGGATGCGGTCCTGACCACGTTCCGAGAGGGAATCCCGATGGTTCGGGAGTGGCTCCGAAACAACGGGACGGACGTCATCAAGCAGGGGTTCAAGGCCATCGGGACGGGTATCCGTCTAACCATCCTGAAGATGCTCGCTATTCCGGGCATCGTCGGCCAGGCACTCGTCAGTACCATCAACGGGATGCGGGAGTGGTTGCGGAACGGCGGGAAGGAGAAACTGAAACAGGGCTTCATCGACATCGCGACCGGGATTGCCGACTACCTCAAAAACGACGCGATCGGCGACCTGGTCGGCGCGGTGCAGTTCATCGTCGACGGGATCATCGCCGTCATAGAGGGACTGTACGAGGGGCTCATCGGCAATAGCCTCTTCCCGGAGATGATCCGTGATATCGCCTCGTACCTTCGGGATACGGGGAAGTCGCTCGTCACTAGCGCGTTCCGAACCATCACTGACGCGGTCACTTCGTTTTTGACTGGCGAGTGGATTCCCGGGACGATAGACGCGTTCAAGGGGATGATCCAGGACACGGTCGACTGGCTCGGGAGCACTGGGGAGAGCATTATGTCAAGTGCGTTTGACGGGCTCGCCCAGGCCGCCGTCGACGCCTACAACGCGGTGATGCCTGACCAGATCTCCATCCCATCGGTGACCATCCCGCGGGTGAGCATCGACATCCCGAAGATCTCGGTCGCCGGGCAGACGATCTACGGCGGTGGCTCGTACGGCGTCGGTCCGTTCGGTCCGATCGGCGGGCAGTCCTGGGACATCCCACAGCTCGCCGAGGGTGGTGTCGTCACCGGGCTGACGTCAGCGCTCCTCGGCGAGGGTGGCGATGACGAGGCCGTCATCCCACTCAACTCGCGGGGGATGGGGCGACTCACATCCGCGCTGGAGCGGGCGAACGTCTCGACAGGCTCCAGTGGCAGCGGCGGCCTGACGATCCGGAAGGTGATCGTCAACGCTAACGGCGAGCGTGAGGGTCGCCGCGCCGCTCGCGGCTTCACGGATGAACTGCGTGCAGACAACTTCGACCAAGGTTAA